In Pyrus communis chromosome 8, drPyrComm1.1, whole genome shotgun sequence, one genomic interval encodes:
- the LOC137742041 gene encoding uncharacterized protein — MKGFMFFHLLAVFVVFLLYGFAVGKECTNSPTQLSSHTYRYELLSSHNETLKEEMFSYYHLIPTDDSAWMDLLPRKLLRDEDEIEWGMMYRKMKTLGGFEASGDFLKEVPLHDVRLHPTSQHGRAQQTNLEYLLMLDSDSLIWNFRQTAGLSTPGTPYKGWEDPTCELRGHFVGHYLSATAQMWASTHNQTLKDKMSAIVDNLSLCQKKIGSGYLSAFPSEEFDRFEAVKPVWAPYYTIHKILAGLLDQYTFADNAQALKMVTWMVEYFYNRVHNVISKYSVERHYTALNEETGGMNDVLYKLYAITGDAKHLLLAHLFDKPCFLGVLAVQADDISGFHANTHIPIVIGAQMRYEVTGDPLYKEMSTFFMNIVNSSHSYATGGTSVGEFWSDPKRLASTLNTENEESCTTYNMLKVSRHLFRWTKETAYADYYERALTNGVLGIQRGTEPGVMIYMLPLGRGTSKARSYHGWGKPFDSFWCCYGTGIESFSKLGDSIYFEEEKEAPALFIIQYISSFLDWKSGQIVLNQTVDPVNSWDPYLRVTITFSSAEGTGISSTLNLRIPIWTDSNGAKAALNGQTLSVPAPGSFLTVTRKWSPGDILTLQLPFSLRTEAIKDDRPEYASIQAILYGPYLLAAHTTGNWDIKTGSVRSLSDWITPIPSSYNNLLVSLSQESGSSSFVIANLNESIGLDKFPETGTDAANHATFRLVINYLSTKLSSANDVKGKSVMLELFDLPGKVVVQQGKGKNLGIADMSTSKDTSAFLLVPGLDGKNTTVSLESESNKGCYVYSETVRANASLKLVCSSESSGAGFSQAASFVMNNGINQYHPISFVAKGTPRNFLLAPLSTFKDESYAAYLNIST, encoded by the exons atgaagggTTTTATGTTTTTCCATTTGTTAGCTGTGTTTGTAGTCTTTCTGCTATATGGTTTTGCTGTGGGGAAGGAATGTACAAACAGTCCTACTCAGCTTTCATCGCATACTTACCGCTATGAGCTCTTATCTTCCCACAATGAAACACTCAAGGAGGAGATGTTCTCATACTACCACTTGATACCTACCGATGATTCGGCGTGGATGGATTTGCTCCCAAGAAAGTTACTGAGGGATGAAGATGAAATTGAATGGGGAATGATGTACCGGAAGATGAAAACTTTGGGTGGTTTTGAGGCCTCCGGAGATTTTCTTAAGGAAGTGCCATTGCATGATGTGAGGTTGCATCCAACTTCACAACATGGAAGGGCACAGCAAACAAATTTGGAGTACTTATTGATGTTGGATTCTGATAGCTTAATTTGGAACTTTCGTCAGACAGCGGGTTTGTCAACCCCCGGAACACCATATAAGGGGTGGGAGGACCCGACTTGTGAGCTTCGGGGTCATTTCGTTG GGCATTACTTGAGTGCAACAGCACAAATGTGGGCTAGCACTCATAACCAGACCCTCAAAGATAAAATGTCTGCAATAGTGGACAATCTATCTCTTTGTCAGAAGAAAATTGGCAGTGGATATCTTTCTGCTTTTCCGTCTGAAGAATTTGATCGATTTGAAGCTGTTAAACCTGTCTGGGCTCCTTATTACACCATTCACAAG ATATTGGCAGGCCTATTGGATCAGTATACATTTGCTGATAATGCTCAAGCGTTGAAAATGGTCACTTGGATGGTTGAGTACTTTTACAACCGTGTTCACAATGTGATATCGAAGTACAGTGTAGAAAGGCATTATACGGCACTTAACGAAGAAACTGGCGGGATGAATGATGTTCTCTATAAGCTGTATGCTATTACG GGAGATGCAAAGCATTTATTGTTGGCTCATCTTTTCGACAAACCATGCTTTCTGGGAGTGCTGGCAGTGCAG GCTGATGACATATCTGGTTTTCATgctaacacacatatcccaatTGTTATCGGTGCTCAAATGCGATATGAAGTCACCGGTGATCCACTTTATAAG GAAATGAGTACTTTCTTTATGAACATTGTTAACTCTTCTCATAGCTATGCAACCGGAGGGACATCAGTCGGCGAGTTCTG GTCCGACCCTAAAAGGTTGGCAAGCACTCTAAATACAGAGAACGAGGAGTCATGCACAACTTATAACATGTTGAAG GTCTCTCGCCACCTGTTTAGATGGACCAAAGAAACAGCATATGCGGATTATTATGAGCGAGCTCTGACAAATGGTGTGCTAGGCATCCAAAGAGGGACAGAGCCTGGAGTCATGATTTACATGCTTCCACTAGGTCGTGGAACTTCCAAGGCCAGAAGCTACCATGGTTGGGGAAAACCGTTCGACTCTTTCTGGTGCTGCTATGGCACTG GAATTGAGTCATTCTCAAAGCTAGGAGATTCCATATATTTTGAAGAGGAGAAAGAAGCTCCTGCACTTTTCATTATCCAGTATATCTCAAGCTTTCTTGATTGGAAATCCGGACAAATTGTGCTTAATCAGACAGTTGATCCTGTCAATTCATGGGATCCTTACCTTAGAGTCACGATAACATTTTCTTCAGCGGAG GGGACAGGCATATCATCTACGTTGAACTTGCGAATTCcaatttggacagattcaaaTGGTGCAAAAGCAGCATTGAATGGTCAAACTCTGAGTGTTCCAGCTCCAG GTAGTTTCCTAACAGTCACAAGAAAATGGAGTCCTGGTGACATTTTGACACTTCAGCTACCCTTTAGTCTAAGAACAGAGGCTATTAAAG ATGATCGGCCTGAGTATGCTTCGATTCAAGCAATTCTTTATGGTCCATATCTGCTAGCGGCTCATACCACTGGCAACTGGGACATTAAGACTGGCTCTGTTAGGTCTCTTTCTGACTGGATAACTCCAATCCCTTCCTCATACAATAACCTCTTGGTTTCTTTATCCCAAGAGTCTGGAAGCTCAAGTTTCGTCATAGCCAACTTAAACGAATCAATTGGACTGGACAAGTTTCCTGAAACCGGCACTGATGCTGCTAATCATGCCACTTTCAGGCTCGTTATAAATTACTTGTCCACAAAACTCTCTTCAGCAAATGATGTTAAAGGCAAGTCGGTCATGCTAGAACTCTTTGATCTTCCAGGAAAGGTTGTAGTGCAGCAAGGGAAAGGCAAGAACCTGGGTATAGCAGACATGTCCACTAGTAAGGACACTTCAGCTTTTCTTTTGGTTCCAGGTTTGGATGGAAAGAACACCACAGTATCCTTAGAGTCTGAAAGCAACAAAGGTTGCTATGTGTATAGCGAAACAGTTAGGGCTAATGCAAGCTTGAAGCTTGTTTGCAGTTCAGAGTCATCGGGCGCTGGATTCAGTCAGGCAGCCAGCTTTGTGATGAACAATGGAATAAATCAGTATCATCCTATCAGCTTTGTTGCTAAAGGGACACCAAGGAACTTTCTTCTAGCGCCATTGTCGACCTTCAAGGACGAATCTTATGCCGCTTATCTCAACATTTCGACCTGA
- the LOC137741706 gene encoding DNA damage-repair/toleration protein DRT100-like yields MGAVCLYVTAVAATLFAVTWAVQGCPPSDLVALMAFKSALHESKHGIFNSWVGTNCCHNWKGISCDPQSRRVADINLRGESEDPIYEKTHRTGYMTGTISPAICRLTRLSSVTISDWKGITGQIPKCITTLPFLRILDLIGNRISGEIPSGIGRLHRLTVLNVADNLISGPIPASLTNLSSLMHLDLRNNKISGELPQDFGRLGMLSRALLSRNLITGTIPSSISQIYRLADLDLSLNKLSGPIPATIGKMAVLATLNLDCNNISGRIPPSLIVSAVSNLNLSRNSLSGLIPDVFGPRSYFTAIDLAFNKLRGAIPKSIVSASYIGHLDLSHNHLCGRIPAGPPFDHLEASSFSYNDCLCGKPLKTC; encoded by the coding sequence ATGGGAGCTGTGTGTCTTTACGTAACGGCGGTGGCCGCTACGCTCTTCGCCGTTACATGGGCCGTCCAGGGCTGTCCGCCTTCAGACCTGGTAGCCCTGATGGCGTTCAAGTCGGCGCTCCACGAGTCGAAGCACGGGATCTTTAACTCATGGGTCGGCACCAACTGCTGCCACAATTGGAAAGGCATCAGCTGCGACCCGCAGTCCCGCCGTGTTGCTGACATAAACCTCCGTGGCGAGTCCGAAGACCCGATTTATGAGAAGACCCACCGGACGGGGTACATGACCGGTACGATCTCCCCCGCCATCTGCCGCCTCACCCGTCTCTCCAGCGTCACCATCTCCGACTGGAAGGGAATTACGGGTCAGATTCCAAAATGCATCACTACTCTCCCTTTCCTCCGAATCCTTGACCTCATCGGAAACAGAATTTCCGGTGAGATTCCGTCCGGAATCGGCCGGCTCCACCGTCTCACGGTCCTCAACGTCGCCGATAATCTCATTTCCGGCCCAATTCCGGCATCGCTCACCAACCTCTCCAGCCTCATGCACCTGGACCTCCGAAACAACAAAATTTCGGGCGAGTTGCCCCAAGATTTCGGCCGACTTGGGATGCTGAGCCGGGCTTTGCTGAGCCGAAACTTAATCACGGGTACAATTCCGAGTTCGATCTCACAAATATACCGGCTCGCGGATCTAGATctttccttgaacaagctttcGGGTCCGATTCCCGCTACGATCGGCAAAATGGCGGTTCTTGCGACGCTAAATCTCGATTGCAACAATATATCAGGTCGTATACCGCCAAGTTTGATTGTATCGGCCGTTAGTAACTTGAACTTGAGCCGAAACTCTCTCTCAGGCCTGATACCGGATGTTTTTGGGCCGAGATCCTACTTCACGGCGATCGATTTAGCGTTCAATAAGTTGAGGGGAGCTATCCCGAAATCTATCGTTTCGGCTTCGTATATCGGGCACTTGGATTTGAGCCACAACCACCTCTGCGGGCGGATTCCGGCCGGACCGCCGTTCGATCACCTCGAGGCGTCGTCTTTTAGTTACAACGATTGCTTATGTGGCAAGCCACTAAAAACTTGCTAG